One window from the genome of Lasioglossum baleicum chromosome 9, iyLasBale1, whole genome shotgun sequence encodes:
- the LOC143211986 gene encoding retinoid-inducible serine carboxypeptidase isoform X2, with product MTGFSLFLLLAICLASGAHAKKGFGPGEQEWGYVKVRPNANMFWWLYYTTANVSSYYNKPLVIWLQGGPGASSTSYGNFEELGPLDLNLNPRNYSWVKDYNVLFIDNPVGTGFSYTTTANAYATTNAQIASDLVECMRGFLKQLPKFANVSTYITTESYGGKMGAEFALAWYKAQKAGTIKSKLKGVALGDAWISPIDSVMTWAPFLLETGMVDTAGYRQIHEAANATKKAVDTKKWRESTNLWSYTENVILEATSNIDFYNILTKTNPVYTKDSSAVRLLSEPTLSRGDVMSTYDVNLNNLMNGPVKRALNLTSTHSTQSGTVFNKLQVDFMKPVIDKVELLLNQTDLKVVVLTGQLDLIVDTPGTLIWVEKMKWRGSNWWMNTKREPLTSQGVIEGYVKSFGNFSFYWVNRAGHMVPKDNPAAMAQILKKFAN from the exons ATGACGGGTTTCTCGCTGTTCCTCCTCTTGGCGATTTGCCTCGCGTCTGGGGCTCACG CGAAAAAAGGATTCGGTCCTGGCGAGCAAGAATGGGGCTACGTGAAAGTACGACCGAACGCGAACATGTTCTGGTGGCTTTACTATACGACGGCAAATGTTTCCTCGTATTATAATAAACCGTTGGTGATCTGGCTACAAGGTGGACCGGGTGCATCGTCCACTTCCTACGGAAACTTCGAAGAGCTCGGACCCCTCGATCTAAACTTGAATCCGAGGAATTACTCCTGG GTGAAAGACTACAATGTCCTCTTCATCGACAACCCAGTCGGCACAGGCTTCAGCTACACCACAACGGCAAACGCCTACGCAACAACAAACGCACAGATCGCCAGCGATCTCGTAGAATGTATGAGGGGTTTCTTGAAACAGCTGCCGAAATTCGCGAATGTCTCCACTTACATCACAACCGAGTCCTATGGTGGAAAAATGGGCGCGGAGTTCGCTCTTGCTTGGTACAAG GCACAGAAGGCAGGGACCATTAAAAGCAAGTTGAAGGGAGTCGCCCTCGGCGATGCCTGGATCTCCCCCATTGACTCCGTGATGACTTGGGCACCTTTCTTACTCGAGAcg ggAATGGTAGACACAGCCGGTTACAGGCAGATCCACGAAGCAGCGAACGCGACGAAGAAAGCCGTGGACACCAAAAAGTGGAGGGAATCCACCAATCTCTGGAGTTACACCGAGAACGTGATTTTAGAAGCCACCAGTAACATCGACTTTTACAATATACTGACGAAGACGAATCCCGTCTACACAAAAGACTCTAGTGCAGTGAGGCTTCTGTCGGAGCCAACACTTAGCAGAG GAGATGTGATGAGCACCTACGACGTTAatctaaacaatttaatgaatgGTCCAGTGAAACGAGCGCTTAATTTGACGTCGACTCATAGCACTCAGTCTGGAACAGTGTTTAACAAACTGCAAGTGGACTTCATGAAACCTGTTATCGACAAAG TGGAGCTTTTGCTGAATCAAACAGACTTGAAAGTGGTGGTGCTCACTGGACAACTGGACCTCATCGTGGACACTCCAG GTACGCTTATCTGGGTTGAGAAGATGAAATGGAGAGGCTCTAACTGGTGGATGAATACTAAGAGAGAGCCTTTGACCTCGCAAGGAGTGATCGAAGGATACGTGAAATCTTTTGGAAACTTCTCCTTCTATTGGGTCAATCGAGCTGGGCACATG GTTCCCAAGGATAATCCGGCTGCAATGGCACAAATCTTGAAGAAGTTTGCTAATTAA
- the LOC143211825 gene encoding uncharacterized protein LOC143211825, protein MRSSLLILGCFLFVSVLGDPIRTKKEAPLSPPPLNQHGPPSASYGVPNVGSSYSAPSNSYGAPPAAPSSSYGAPSSSYGAPSAPSSSYGAPAPSSSYGAPSAPSSSYGAPAPSSSYGAPSAPSSSYGAPSAPSSSYGAPSAPSSSYGAPSAPSSSYGAPSAPSSSYGAPSSSYGAPSGHGSFGGDSGYSSGGSFGDDHGGHGGGGGGHGSFGGGDGHGSFGGGDGHGSFGGGDSHGSFGGGDGHGSFGGGGGGGGHDSGLSSSYGPPSQSYGPPAQSYGPPAQSYGPPQPQGRYEKKLTWKPEWKQIWKTEKKLAWKQEWKKVQVPVWKEVQVPAWKEVKVPAWKKVQKPVWKEVQVPAWKEVQVPAWKKVWKPVWKEIQVPAWKEVQVPDWKKVWVPEWVKIGIPGEQYVGKDQHGWQYTSHDLWKKKLVWKPVWKKIWRTEKKQVWVNDKKLEWKAEWKQIWKTEKKQVWVSDKKLVWKEESVQVWVPEKKQIWVTQKKQVWKDEWKSKWVPIWKEVQVPAWKKIWKPVWEKVWVPAEPHHDEHHGYK, encoded by the exons ATGCGGTCTAGCCTG TTAATATTGGGTTGCTTCCTTTTCGTCTCCGTTCTTGGAGATCCCATAAGGACGAAGAAAGA AGCACCATTAAGTCCACCTCCTTTGAATCAACATGGTCCACCATCAGCGTCCTACGGAGTGCCAAACGTAGGAAGTTCTTATAGCGCACCATCGAACTCTTATGGCGCTCCTCCGGCAGCGCCGTCTTCATCTTATGGCGCACCGTCGAGTTCTTACGGTGCCCCATCAGCACCATCTTCCTCGTACGGTGCACCAGCACCATCCTCTTCCTATGGCGCGCCATCAGCACCATCGTCTTCCTACGGTGCACCAGCACCATCCTCTTCTTATGGCGCGCCATCAGCACCATCCTCTTCCTACGGCGCACCATCGGCGCCATCTTCCTCCTACGGTGCTCCATCAGCACCGTCCTCCTCCTACGGTGCTCCATCAGCTCCGTCCTCCTCCTATGGAGCACCATCGGCTCCATCTTCCTCATACGGGGCTCCTTCGTCGAGCTACGGTGCCCCATCTGGTCATGGATCCTTCGGCGGTGACTCTGGCTACAGCAGCGGAGGATCATTCGGTGACGATCATGGTGGACATGGTGGTGGAGGTGGTGGTCATGGATCATTCGGTGGCGGAGATGGTCACGGATCATTCGGAGGCGGAGATGGTCACGGATCATTCGGAGGCGGAGATAGTCACGGATCATTCGGAGGTGGAGATGGTCATGGATCCttcggaggtggaggaggaggaggaggtcatGATAGCGGATTATCAAGTTCTTATGGCCCTCCGTCGCAATCCTATGGTCCCCCGGCCCAGTCTTATGGACCCCCTGCTCAATCTTACGGGCCGCCACAGCCCCAAGGCAGATATGAGAAGAAGTTGACGTGGAAGCCGGAATGGAAGCAGATCTGGAAGACAGAGAAGAAGCTAGCTTGGAAGCAGGAATGGAAGAAGGTCCAAGTCCCGGTGTGGAAGGAGGTCCAGGTCCCAGCGTGGAAGGAGGTGAAGGTGCCAGCCTGGAAGAAGGTGCAGAAGCCAGTCTGGAAGGAAGTCCAAGTGCCAGCATGGAAGGAGGTCCAGGTTCCGGCGTGGAAGAAGGTCTGGAAGCCGGTGTGGAAGGAGATCCAGGTACCAGCTTGGAAGGAGGTCCAAGTGCCCGACTGGAAGAAGGTCTGGGTACCGGAATGGGTTAAGATCGGAATCCCCGGGGAACAGTACGTCGGCAAGGATCAACACGGGTGGCAGTACACGAGTCACGACCTCTGGAAGAAGAAACTGGTGTGGAAGCCGGTGTGGAAGAAGATCTGGCGCACGGAGAAGAAGCAGGTCTGGGTGAACGACAAGAAGCTGGAGTGGAAGGCCGAGTGGAAGCAAATCTGGAAGACCGAGAAGAAGCAGGTGTGGGTGAGCGACAAGAAGCTAGTCTGGAAGGAGGAGTCGGTGCAGGTCTGGGTGCCGGAGAAGAAGCAGATTTGGGTCACGCAGAAGAAGCAGGTGTGGAAGGACGAGTGGAAGAGCAAGTGGGTGCCGATTTGGAAAGAGGTGCAGGTACCCGCGTGGAAGAAGATCTGGAAACCCGTCTGGGAGAAAGTTTGGGTACCCGCGGAGCCCCACCATGACGAGCACCACGGCTACAAGTAA
- the LOC143212013 gene encoding uncharacterized protein LOC143212013, giving the protein MIQCVIHRTSVQFVYRTVTNRRINFKEKKRSTTKNDDFSVVSQNDSNATVNRTRSSHSESNIILWNIKCGEDSCNPKSKESQTGPIINDSPDEEREHELRGKSYPLSASTGISHVTL; this is encoded by the exons ATGATTCAATGTGTAATACATCGAACGAGCGTCCAATTTGTATACAGGACAGTGACTAATCGGAGAATAAATTTTAAG GAAAAGAAGCGCTCAACTACGAAGAACGATGATTTCTCGGTTGTTTCGCAAAATGATTCAAACGCTACTGTCAATCGTACGCGCTCCAGCCACAGTGAAAGTAACATTATCCTTTGGAATATAAAATGCGGAGAAGACAGCTGCAACCCTAAATCGAAAGAAAGTCAAACTGGCCCGATCATAAACG ACTCGCCAGATGAGGAGagagagcacgaattgaggggaaaaagttaccctctctctgccagtaccgggattagtcacgtgacattgtga
- the LOC143211986 gene encoding retinoid-inducible serine carboxypeptidase isoform X1, which translates to MVVAVPADVRYGNLVPALRSDGSDSGPAETLLQSTDKTLPCLTARSFSLRVPLIPVTMTGFSLFLLLAICLASGAHAKKGFGPGEQEWGYVKVRPNANMFWWLYYTTANVSSYYNKPLVIWLQGGPGASSTSYGNFEELGPLDLNLNPRNYSWVKDYNVLFIDNPVGTGFSYTTTANAYATTNAQIASDLVECMRGFLKQLPKFANVSTYITTESYGGKMGAEFALAWYKAQKAGTIKSKLKGVALGDAWISPIDSVMTWAPFLLETGMVDTAGYRQIHEAANATKKAVDTKKWRESTNLWSYTENVILEATSNIDFYNILTKTNPVYTKDSSAVRLLSEPTLSRGDVMSTYDVNLNNLMNGPVKRALNLTSTHSTQSGTVFNKLQVDFMKPVIDKVELLLNQTDLKVVVLTGQLDLIVDTPGTLIWVEKMKWRGSNWWMNTKREPLTSQGVIEGYVKSFGNFSFYWVNRAGHMVPKDNPAAMAQILKKFAN; encoded by the exons ATAAGACGCTGCCCTGTCTGACAGCACGATCGTTTAGTCTTCGGGTACCTCTGATTCCGGTGACAATGACGGGTTTCTCGCTGTTCCTCCTCTTGGCGATTTGCCTCGCGTCTGGGGCTCACG CGAAAAAAGGATTCGGTCCTGGCGAGCAAGAATGGGGCTACGTGAAAGTACGACCGAACGCGAACATGTTCTGGTGGCTTTACTATACGACGGCAAATGTTTCCTCGTATTATAATAAACCGTTGGTGATCTGGCTACAAGGTGGACCGGGTGCATCGTCCACTTCCTACGGAAACTTCGAAGAGCTCGGACCCCTCGATCTAAACTTGAATCCGAGGAATTACTCCTGG GTGAAAGACTACAATGTCCTCTTCATCGACAACCCAGTCGGCACAGGCTTCAGCTACACCACAACGGCAAACGCCTACGCAACAACAAACGCACAGATCGCCAGCGATCTCGTAGAATGTATGAGGGGTTTCTTGAAACAGCTGCCGAAATTCGCGAATGTCTCCACTTACATCACAACCGAGTCCTATGGTGGAAAAATGGGCGCGGAGTTCGCTCTTGCTTGGTACAAG GCACAGAAGGCAGGGACCATTAAAAGCAAGTTGAAGGGAGTCGCCCTCGGCGATGCCTGGATCTCCCCCATTGACTCCGTGATGACTTGGGCACCTTTCTTACTCGAGAcg ggAATGGTAGACACAGCCGGTTACAGGCAGATCCACGAAGCAGCGAACGCGACGAAGAAAGCCGTGGACACCAAAAAGTGGAGGGAATCCACCAATCTCTGGAGTTACACCGAGAACGTGATTTTAGAAGCCACCAGTAACATCGACTTTTACAATATACTGACGAAGACGAATCCCGTCTACACAAAAGACTCTAGTGCAGTGAGGCTTCTGTCGGAGCCAACACTTAGCAGAG GAGATGTGATGAGCACCTACGACGTTAatctaaacaatttaatgaatgGTCCAGTGAAACGAGCGCTTAATTTGACGTCGACTCATAGCACTCAGTCTGGAACAGTGTTTAACAAACTGCAAGTGGACTTCATGAAACCTGTTATCGACAAAG TGGAGCTTTTGCTGAATCAAACAGACTTGAAAGTGGTGGTGCTCACTGGACAACTGGACCTCATCGTGGACACTCCAG GTACGCTTATCTGGGTTGAGAAGATGAAATGGAGAGGCTCTAACTGGTGGATGAATACTAAGAGAGAGCCTTTGACCTCGCAAGGAGTGATCGAAGGATACGTGAAATCTTTTGGAAACTTCTCCTTCTATTGGGTCAATCGAGCTGGGCACATG GTTCCCAAGGATAATCCGGCTGCAATGGCACAAATCTTGAAGAAGTTTGCTAATTAA